From Colias croceus chromosome 24, ilColCroc2.1, the proteins below share one genomic window:
- the LOC123702872 gene encoding uncharacterized protein LOC123702872 — protein MVIANETSKQKILKPLSDACRLLCDSHHAETRTRRKFVISSINTKLKDALIETKRDALLFGENISDKLKAAKSIQQSAAPGGQQTPRQPFRSCAQHSVASTSEQQCTTTPRPDVPAFEDTSSAAEAIIDQDQPQPTQNSEVGCREAFRQALLRKGLSPSTVQIMLSSLSDSTYKQYDGCIKTWINYCSTHNYSYISASVPVVLHFLTDLFNKGAKYGTINSYKSALSLILSNLEDDRVKRFMKGVFKSRPTNPKYHITWDPSIVLEHLAQQWPNNELSLETLSKKTATLLALVTAHRVQTLALIKLKDIDIRGTSEIIIMISDLIKTSKPYSLQPLLRIPYFNSRSEICPAKCLESYVNKTSTLRHNDHLFISFKKPYSKVTSQTLSKWIKDTLHNSGVDTSIFSAHSTRHASTSTANRLGVNIDVIRKTAGWSDSSAVFAKFYNRHVITDPTSFAKTLLSNNDCNLQEK, from the exons ATGGTCATAGCGAATGAGacgtcaaaacaaaaaattttaaagcctTTAAGTGATGCGTGTCGTTTACTGTGTGACAGCCATCATGCTGAAACGAGGACACGAAGAAAATTTGTAATATCCTCGATTAACACCAAATTAAAAGACGCCCTAATAGAAACGAAACGAGATGCGTTACTGTTCGGTGAGAATATCTCGGACAAACTTAAAGCGGCCAAGTCTATCCAACAGTCAG CAGCGCCAGGCGGACAACAAACGCCACGACAACCGTTTCGCTCGTGTGCCCAACATAGCGTCGCGTCCACCTCCGAGCAACAGTGCACGACGACCCCCCGACCGGACGTACCCGCCTTCGAAGACACCAGCTCCGCAGCGGAGGCAATAATCGACCAG GATCAACCACAACCTACACAGAACTCTGAAGTTGGTTGCCGCGAAGCTTTCAGGCAAGCTTTACTAAGGAAAGGCTTGTCACCAAGTACGGTACAGATAATGTTATCATCGTTATCTGATTCTACCTACAAACAATACGATGGCTGCATAAAGACATGGATAAACTACTGCAGTACCCACAACTATAGCTACATCTCTGCATCTGTCCCTGtagttttacattttcttaccgatttatttaataaaggtGCTAAATACGGTACCATTAACTCCTATAAGTCTGCcttatcattaattttatctaattTAGAAGATGATAGGGTAAAACGCTTTATGAAAGGAGTTTTCAAATCGAGGCCAACAAATCCTAAATATCATATAACCTGGGATCCGAGTATAGTTCTCGAACATTTAGCCCAACAGTGGCCAAATAATGAACTCAGTTTGGAAACTCTTTCCAAAAAGACTGCAACTCTATTGGCTTTGGTAACAGCGCATCGAGTACAAACACTTGctcttattaaattaaaggaCATTGATATAAGAGGCAcaagtgaaataataataatgatttcagatttaattaaaacttctaAGCCGTACTCGTTACAGCCTCTTTTAAGAATTCCTTACTTCAATAGTCGCTCGGAAATCTGTCCAGCCAAATGTCTAGAATCGTacgtaaataaaacatcaacACTTCGACATAatgatcatttatttattagttttaaaaaaccaTACTCAAAAGTTACCTCCCAGACGCTCAGTAAATGGATAAAGGACACGCTTCATAACAGCGGAGTAGATACTTCTATATTTAGTGCTCATAGTACTCGCCATGCGTCCACATCCACTGCCAATAGACTTGGGGTCAACATTGATGTTATACGCAAAACTGCGGGATGGTCTGATTCTTCTGCAGTATTTGCTAAGTTTTACAATAGACATGTAATTACTGATCCTACCAGCTTTGCTAAAACATTGTTATCTAATAATGATTGTAACCtgcaagaaaaataa